From the Cyanobium sp. M30B3 genome, the window GAAGCCGCTGAAGCCGGGGTTGCTGTTGGCTTCGCACACCCGGTAGCCGTCGCCGTCGAACAGCAGGTCGATGCCGGCGATCTCCAGGCCGAGGGTCTGGGCGCAGTCGCGGGCCAGCACGTCGATCGCCTCATCCACCGGGAAGTTCTCCCCCTGGCCGCCGCGGGTGATGTTGGCCTTGAAGCTGCCGTCCACACTGCGGCGCAGCATCGCCCCCACCACCCGACCGCCCACCACCCACACCCGCAGGTCCTGGCCGGGCCGCTCGCCGATGTACTCCTGCAGGATCAGCGACTTGCCGGCATCCAGGCTGGCCACCAGCTCCATCAGGTCGCGGAAGCTCTCGCGGTCGCGACTCAGGTAGATCCCCTCGCCATAGGAGCCGGCCAGCACCTTCACCACGCAGGGGAAGCCGATCTGCCGCTCCACCAGCTCGCTGTCCACCGGGAAGCGCACCAGCATCGTGCGCGGGATCGGCAGGTTGATCTGGGCCAGCAGCTGCTGGCTGTAGAGCTTGTCCTTCACCGCCTCGATCGCCCGGCTGGAATTGATCACCGGCACGCCCAGGTGCTCGAACTGGCGCAGGATCGCCAGGCTGAAGTAGCTCGTGCCACTGCCGGTGCGGGCCAGAAGGGCATCGGGCAGCTCCACCTCCTCCCCCCGCAGCCGGATCGAGCGGCGGCCGCCCCGGGTCACGATCAGGTCGATCTCATCGGGTGACACCAGCTCGAGGGCGATGCCGAGCACGCGGGCCTCCTCGCGGAAGCGCAGCTCCTCGTAGCTGCCCCCCCCGGCCATGGGTTTCTGCAGGATCCAGAGGTTCATCACCGGCAGGGGCGGAGCGGGGGCTGATCGCCACCTCACCTTCGGCAGGGCCGCCCCTAGGCAGCGGTGATCCACGACACAACCCCGGGTCGAGTGCCGCGGCGGTCCCCCTCAGCCCGCCTGCTGCCACTGGCGCAGCAGCTCCTCCACGTCGGCCCGCCCGGGGCTGGGCAGGCGCCGCACCCGGTCGCCTTCGGCGCTGCCGCCGCTGCCGTCCGGAGCGCGGAAGCCGCACTCCTGCAGCACGGCCTGCCCTTCGGTGCCGGTGAGGAAGGCCACGAAGCGCTCGCCTTCGCTGCCGCCGCCCACCCCCGCGCCCCGCAGCACGGCGGCCGCCAGCGTCATCTCGATCGTGGGATCGGGCACCAGCAGCCGGTAGCCCCCCGGCCGCCGCTGCTCCGCCTCGGCGGCCCGCAGCAGCGCGGTCGACTCATACACCAGGGCCACGTCGCCGTCGTTCGGCCCGGCGCTGATGAATTCCCTCAGCAGGATGTCGGTGGAGCGGGCCGGACGGTACACGGCCCGCTTCAGCTCCGCCACCGAGGCCAGCCCCGGCTGATCGAGGCTCCACAGCGCCAGCACCATCTGGCCGGAATTGGAGCGCAGCGGATCGGTGGTGCGCAGGTCGAAGCTGCCCCATTCCGCCGGTGCCCCCAGCGCCGACCACTGCCCCGCCGCGACCGCCCGGCGCAGGGCCTCCCAGGAGAAGCGGCCGCCGGGGAACAGCCGCTCCGCCCGCTCCGGCCACACCACCGCCACCAGCACGGTGCGGGCGATCGGGCGGGGTGCCTCCAGGAAGGGACGGGGATCGCCCTGGGCGGCGCTGGCGGCCGCGAACGCCTCCAGCTGATCCTGGTTGGCCGGGATCAGCACCCGCGCCCGCTCGGGGCCGCCCTCGAGGTTGCGGTTCACCATGTCCTGGGCGCCCTGCACCTGCCAGCGCAGGTCGATGCCGGGATGGCGGCGTTCGAACAGCGGTTCCAGCCGGCGCATCGGCTCCTCCAGCTCCGAACCCACCGCCACCAGCAGCGGCCGCCGCAGCCCGGGCAGGGGCGCAGCGGCCAGCACCACGGCCGCGGCACCGATCCCCAGGGAGAGGCAACGGCGGCGGGTGATCGCAGGCACCGTGAGCTCTCGGCGGGAAGGGGGTGGGGAGGGCGCTGACAAGCGCTTCCCGAGCCTCAAGAATACGGAGAACCAGGGGCTCGTCATGGCGCCAGCGGAATCTCCACGGGTGTCCCTCCCCGGCGGTCGCTCCGCCCTGCCGGGGCTGCTGGCGCTGTTCGCCCTGCTGCCGGGCTGTGGCCTGTTGCCGGGGGCCAGCCTTGGAGATCACCATGCTGGTGGGCAGTGCGCTGGATGGCTTCTGCACCGCCGCCGCCCAGGCGATTGAGCGCGATCCCCCTCGCCTGGCCGACGGCACCCGCGTGCTGCTGCGCTGCCGCTCCGCCGGCAGCGGCGATGTGGTGAACGAGATGGAGGGCCATGCCCGCGCCGCGCTCCAGGGCGGCACGGCCGCGGACGACCCCCGCATCCCCACCCTGGTGTCGGTGGATGGGGAGATCTATCTGGAGCTGCTGCGCCACCGGCTGCAGGCCCTGGCGCCCCAGCGGGAGCTGATTCCCCCCACCGCCGATGCGCCGGCTCTGGCCACCAGCCCGATGGTGCTGATGACCACCCCCGCCCTGGCCCAGGGCCTGCGCCGCGCCGATCCCTTCCAGGCCCTCGCCCGCTCCAGCGACCACCGCCAGCTCGATCCGGCGGGGCCGCCCCAGCCGATCCGCTTCGTGCACACCGCCCCCACCCGCTCCAACTCAGGGCTGCAGACCCTGGTGGCGATGTTCGCCGAGGTGTCGGGCAAGCGGCCCGAGCAGCTGGGCCTCGACGACGTGCGCGCCGCCGCCCCGGCCGTGGCCGCGATTCAGAAGCATGTGACCCGCTACGGCAGTTCCACCGACGAGCTGGCCCGGGCGATGCAGCGCAACGGGCTGTTCTGGGCCTCGGTGGGCTCGGTGTACGAGTCGTCGGTGGTGGCCGCCAACAGCCGCCGTGAACCTGGCCAGGACGCCCTGGTGGCGGTGTACCCCCAGGCCACCTACTCGAGCACCATGCGCGCCATCCTTCCCGCCGCCCCTGGGTGTCGGCCCGGGAGCGGGAGGCGGCGCTGCTGTTGATCGACCGCCTGCAGCAGCCCGCCCTGCAGCAGCTCGCCGCCGAGCAGGGGCTGCGGCCGGCCAGTCCGGCCGTGCCCGCCAGCCGCGTCACCGCCGCCAACGGCGCCGATCCCCGCGCCACCTACGACTCCCTGCGCGCCCCGCGGCCGGAGGTGGTGGAGGCGATGATCACCACCTGGCGGGATCTGGTGAAGAAGCCCTCGCGGGTGGCCCTGGTGGTGGACAGCTCCGGCTCGATGGATGGCACCAAGCTGGCCTCCGCCCAGCGCAGCCTGCAGGCCTACCTCGCCCAGCTCGGCCCTCGCGACATGGTGGGCCTGATCGATTTCGACAGCGAGGTGCGGGACCCGGTGGTGCTGCGGGGCGGTGCCCAGGACGCCGGCAAGGCAGCCGTGTTCGTGGGCTCCCTGAAGGCGGAGGGCGGCACCCGCCTGCACGACGCGGTGCTGGCAGGCCGCGACTGGCTGCGCCGCACCCGCCGCAGCGGCGAGATCCTCGCCGTGGTGGTGCTCACCGATGGCATCGACTCCGGATCGCGCCTGCCACTGCAGGATCTCCAGGAGGAACTGCGGCGCAGCGGCTTCGGCGGCGATGAGCGCATCGGCGTGTTCACCATTGGCTACGGCCGCAGCGGCGAATACGACCCCACCGCGCTGCGCAAGATCGCCGAGAGCAATGGCGGGGAGTTCGTGGAGGGCACGCCGGAGAGCATCCTGCGCCGGATGGAAGACCTGCAGCTGGCCTTCTGATGGTTCGCCGTTCCGCCACCTGGGTTCATGCCTGGGCCAATCCGCTCGACCACCCGCTGGCCGTGGCCCTGGCCGGGCTGCTGCTGGTGACCCTGGTGCGGTTCACGCCCCTGGGCCTGCCGCTCGCCCTGCTGGTGGCGCTGCCCGCCGCCTGGATCCTGGCCCTGCTGCGGGATCGGCGCCACCGCCGCGGCGCCCGCCTCAGCGATGGGCGGGTGAGCGCCGGCATCGAGGCCGCCGTGGCCCGGGCCGGGCAGCTCGCCGGCCAGGCCGCCCTGGTGAGCCGCGAGGCCATGGTGCGCTTTCAGGATCCCGGCCACCTGGAGGCCCTCGGCCTGGTGCAGCTCTGCTGCGAGCGCCTGCGGGGGCTGCCCGAGCGCATCGATCAGCGCCGGCCCCTGCTGGAATCCGGCGCCGGCGTGCTGCTCTCGGTGGACGATCTCTCCGCCCGCCTGGCCCGGGAGGAGGAGGCCCTGCAGCGGGAGCGCTCGGCCACCCTGCGGCCGGAGCGGCAGCGGCTGGTGGACCAGCTGCGCCGCAACCTCGACGCCGCCCGGCTGGGGATGGACGAGCGCGAGGCGCGGCTGGTGGCGCTCTCCACCCGCCTGGAGCAGGTGGACGGCGGCCTGCGCCACCTGCAGCGGCTGGTGGACCAGCACTGGCCCAGCAGCGCGGCCACCGATGCCGCCATGGCGGAGGCCATCGCCCCCCTCGACGACGGCCTTGACCAGATCGACCGCCTGCTCGATGCCGGCCAGCGCTGATTCCTGCCGCTGAGCTGGGACGCTGATCTGGGCTGCTGATCCGGGCCGCCTGTCACCCGGCGGAACTGCCAGCCTGGGCAGGCAACCCGCGCGATCGCTCACCGGGAGGACGGCATGAAACGCGCCATGGCGGTTCTGATCACGACCCTGCTGCTGGGCGGTGGCTGCGCCCGCGCTGATGCTCCCGCGGCCGCCCCGGCGATCGAGGCCGTGGATCCCGGCCAGGTGCCGGAGGCCAGCGGCTTCCGCCAAACCGTGCTGGTGCGGGGCCTGGAGCATCCCTGGGGCCTGGCCTGGCTGCCGGATGGCGACCTGCTGATCACGGAACGGCCCGGTCGCCTGCGGATCGTGCGCGACGGCGTGCTCGACCCGGTGCCGATCACCGGCGTGCCGGAGGTGCTGGCCGCCGGCCAGGGGGGCCTGCTGGATGTGAGCCTGCACCCCCGCTTCGCCGAGAACCGGCTCGTTTACCTCACCTATGCCGCCGGCAGCCCGGAGGCCAACCACACCCGGCTGGCCCGGGCCCGCTTCGACGGCCGCGCCCTCAGCCAGCTGGAGGTGATCTACGCGGTGCCGCAGCGCAAGAGCGGCACCCAGCACTTCGGCTCCCGTGTGATCTGGCTGCCCGATGAAACCCTGCTGCTGGCCATCGGCGACGGCGGCAACCCGCCGCTGCAGCTGGAGGGCGCCCTGATCCGCGACCAGGCCCAGAACCCGGCCAGCGCCCTGGGCAAGATCCTGCGCCTCAACGCCGACGGCAGCCCGGCCGCCGGCAATCCCTTCCAGAGCGATTCCAGCGCCCTGCCGGAGCTGTGGAGCCTGGGCCACCGCAACATCCAGGGTCTGGCCTACGACCCGGCCGCCGGGCGGGTGTGGGCCAGCGAGCACGGCGCCCGGGGCGGCGACGAGCTCAACCTGGTGAGCGCCGGTGCCAACCACGGCTGGCCGCTGGTGACCCACAGCCGCGAGTATTTCGGCCCGGAGATCACCGACCGCCGCGCAGCGGCCGGGATGGTGGATCCCCGCCGCGTCTGGACGCCGGCCATTGCCCCCTCCGGCCTGGCGGTGGCCAGCGGCCGGGTGCCCCAGTGGCGCGGCCAGATCTTTGCCGGCGGGCTGGTGTCCGCCGATGTGCGCCGGCTGCGCCTGGATCCCCAGGGCCGGGTGCTGGGCGAGGAGCGGATCCCCATCGGCCAGCGGGTGCGCGATGTACGCGAGGGCCCCGACGGCTTTCTCTATGTGCTCACCGATGCCGCCGCTGATGGACAGCTGATCCGCCTGCAGCCGGGTTGATCGCCCAGCCCGGCACGACAAACGTTTCGCGCCTTGTGCAGCCAGAGGAACTGCTGGTTCGCGGACCCGTGAACCACAGCTACGTTCTGAAGGCCATCCCTGAAGACGCTTGGGACAAAAGAATTGCTGTGAACCAGTCTGCGGCTAAGCAGCTACAATGGGTTGAGGAGGTGACTTCAATGTCTAGACAGTTTGATGTAGTAGTCGAAAAAGATTCAGAAGGCTTCTTTGTTGCGACCGTCCCTGCTCTTCCCGGTTGCCATACGCAAACTAAATCCTTGGATCAATTAATGGAGCGAATCAAGGAAGCCATTGAGCTTTGCCTGGAAGTTGCAGGCACTCGTCCTGAGTCGCTTGACTTTGTAGGAGTGCAACGGGTTACCGTAGAAGTGTGACGAGATATTCTGCGATTTCAGGAAAGACTCTCATCGCAGCCTTGAAGAGAATTGGTTTTGAAGAGATCAGGGTAAGAGGGAGCCACCATTTCCTTAAGCACCTGGATGGAAGGGAAGGGCGACTGTTGTTCCCGTTCATTCGAATGAAACGTTGGGACCTGGCCTCTTGGCAAGCGTCCTTCGTGATGTCAAGCTATCAAGAACTGAATTGCAACACCTTCTATAACAAACTCAACCGCTGTTCAGCATCAAGATTTAGCGGTCGGGGCCAAAGATGGCAGATGAATGACTGGGCTTCTTCCCGTCGCTGATCTTGGGCGTTGTGGCTGGGATGGGCAGTTTCGCGATCAAATCCGACTCTCGCTGTCGCTCCAGTCACCGAGTCTCCATGGCTGTCAGCAGCAATGGCACCCCATGCAGACGTCCCTGGGGGAAGGGAATCCCATCGCGCAGCAGCGGCTCCTTGCATGATGATCCTCGCCTCAGCGCCAGCGCGGGGCAGCCGCGGAGATCCGCCACCGTCATCACCACCGCCATCACCGCCACCTGAGCCGGGCAGGTCCCTTCGGCAGGCCGCCGTTGCCTGTTCGTGGCCGTGGCCGATTGCGCCGGGGTTTCCTAGCCTTTGGCCATGCGCCCCACGCCGGAGCGCCCCATGGGTTCGGGCCCGCGGTTCTCCATTCGCACGCTGTCGAGACGCTGGTTCCTGGCTGCCATCGCGGGCGCCGCTGGAGCCACCGCCGCGGCGTGCCGGGCCCAGGATCGCCGCCCTTCCCGCACCATTCCCCAGCACAGCCTCAACCCCCGCATGACCCCCTCACCCAGTCCCGCGCCGGCCGAGATCAACGGCGTGCTGATGCAGGCCTTCCACTGGTACATCCCGGCGGATGGCGGCCATTGGCGGCGCCTGGAGCAGCTGGCCCCCGCCCTGGCCCAGGCCGGCATCACGGCCCTGTGGCTGCCGCCGGCCGGCAAGGGCCTGGCCGGCAGTCAGGACGTGGGCTACGGCATCTACGACCCCTTTGACCTGGGCGAGTTCGATCAGCGCGGCACGGTGGCCACCAAGTACGGCACCCGGGCGGAGTACCTGGCCGCCACGGGCGCCTGCCAGGCCGCGGGCATCCAGGTGATCGCCGATGCGGTGTTCAACCACCTGATGGGTGCCGACGCCGAGGAGGACTTCAACGCCACCCCCTACGACCCCCACAACCGCTACCACGCCATGGGCGAGCAGCGGCGGATCCGCGGCTGGACCCACTACAGCTACCCCGTCCGCGCCGGCGCCCACTCGGCGATGCAGTGGCACTGGTGGCACTTCGACGCCGTGGATTACAACAGCCTCGAGCCCGGCCTGCAGGCGGTGTGGCGGATCGAGGGCAAGGCCTTCGACGACGACGTGGACCTGGAGCGCGGCAACTACGACTACCTGATGGGCTGCGATCTGGACATCGACCACCCCGAGGTGCGCGATGCCCTCAAACACTGGGGCACCTGGATGCTCGACACGGTGGGCGTGGACGGCTTCCGGCTCGACGCCATCAAGCACATCAGTGGCGACTTCTTCCCCGACTGGATCGCCCACGTGGAGAGCCACGCCGGCCGGGAGCTGTTCGTGGTGGGTGAGTACTGGACCTACAACCTCGACACCCTGCTCTGGTACGCCGCCCGCACGAACGGACACGTGCATCTGTTCGACGCGCCCCTGCACCACAACTTCCACCTGGCCAGCCGGTCCGGCTCGGGCTACGACCTGCGCCGCCTGCTGGACGGCACCCTGATGCGCCACCTGCCCCACCTGGCCGTGACCCTGGTGGAGAACCACGACACCCAGCCCCTGCAGGCCCTGGAATCGGTGGTGGAGCCCTGGTTCAAACCCCTGGCCTATGCCTTCATCCTGCTGCGGCGGGAGGGCTACCCCTGTGTGTTCATGCCCGACTACGAGGGAGCCCAGTACCGCGACCGGGGCCGCGACGGCCAGCAGCACGATGTGGTGCTGGTGAGCCACCGCTGGATCCTCGACCGCCTGCTCTCCGCCCGCCGCCACCACGCCTACGGCGAGCAGTACGACTGGTTCGACCACCCCACCTGCATCGGCTGGACCCGGTTGGGCACCCCCGCCCATCCCCGCGGCCTGGCCGTGCTGATCAGCACCGGCGGCGAGGGCTGGAAGTGGATGGCCACCGGCAAGCCCCACGCCAGCTACACCGACATCACCGAGCACCGCAGCGAGGTGATCCGCACCAACGAGCACGGCTGGGCGGAGTTCCGCTGCCCGGCCGGTTCGCTCTCGGTGTGGGTGGAAACCGCCGACTGAAACGGGGCGATCGGCCGCTGCCTACGTTGGACCGGTCTGCCCCGTGACCGTGCCTGAAGCCCGCCCCGAGGTGGAGAGCCTGCAGGCCTACAGCGCTCCGCTGGAGGGTCGGCGCGGCCTGCTCCGCCTCGACTTCAACGAGAACACGGTGGGTCCGAGCCCCCGGGTGCTGGAGGCGCTGCGGGCGATTCCCGCCGAGCAGATCGCCATCTATCCGGAGTACGACGGCTTGCGCGAGGCGGTGGTGGCCAACCTCAGCGCCGCAGGCCTGCGCCAGCCCCTGCAGCCAGACCAGATCGGCCTGTTCAACGGGGTGGATGCGGCCATCCACGCCATCTTTCATGCCTATGGCGACCGGGGCGACACCCTGCTCACCACCTGCCCCACCTTCGGCTATTACACCCCCTGTGCCCAGATGCAGGGCATGGCGATCGAGGCGATTCCCTACCGGTTGCCGGATTTCGCCTTTCCGCTCGAGGAGATCCGCGCTGCTCTCCAGGGCCGGCCGCGCCTT encodes:
- a CDS encoding substrate-binding domain-containing protein, whose protein sequence is MEITMLVGSALDGFCTAAAQAIERDPPRLADGTRVLLRCRSAGSGDVVNEMEGHARAALQGGTAADDPRIPTLVSVDGEIYLELLRHRLQALAPQRELIPPTADAPALATSPMVLMTTPALAQGLRRADPFQALARSSDHRQLDPAGPPQPIRFVHTAPTRSNSGLQTLVAMFAEVSGKRPEQLGLDDVRAAAPAVAAIQKHVTRYGSSTDELARAMQRNGLFWASVGSVYESSVVAANSRREPGQDALVAVYPQATYSSTMRAILPAAPGCRPGSGRRRCC
- a CDS encoding substrate-binding domain-containing protein, which gives rise to MPAITRRRCLSLGIGAAAVVLAAAPLPGLRRPLLVAVGSELEEPMRRLEPLFERRHPGIDLRWQVQGAQDMVNRNLEGGPERARVLIPANQDQLEAFAAASAAQGDPRPFLEAPRPIARTVLVAVVWPERAERLFPGGRFSWEALRRAVAAGQWSALGAPAEWGSFDLRTTDPLRSNSGQMVLALWSLDQPGLASVAELKRAVYRPARSTDILLREFISAGPNDGDVALVYESTALLRAAEAEQRRPGGYRLLVPDPTIEMTLAAAVLRGAGVGGGSEGERFVAFLTGTEGQAVLQECGFRAPDGSGGSAEGDRVRRLPSPGRADVEELLRQWQQAG
- a CDS encoding RimK family alpha-L-glutamate ligase codes for the protein MNLWILQKPMAGGGSYEELRFREEARVLGIALELVSPDEIDLIVTRGGRRSIRLRGEEVELPDALLARTGSGTSYFSLAILRQFEHLGVPVINSSRAIEAVKDKLYSQQLLAQINLPIPRTMLVRFPVDSELVERQIGFPCVVKVLAGSYGEGIYLSRDRESFRDLMELVASLDAGKSLILQEYIGERPGQDLRVWVVGGRVVGAMLRRSVDGSFKANITRGGQGENFPVDEAIDVLARDCAQTLGLEIAGIDLLFDGDGYRVCEANSNPGFSGFEAATGSNVARRILQHCHWRIRRQLAVLEPAALPKTDSLPQHA
- a CDS encoding type II toxin-antitoxin system HicB family antitoxin gives rise to the protein MIAQPGTTNVSRLVQPEELLVRGPVNHSYVLKAIPEDAWDKRIAVNQSAAKQLQWVEEVTSMSRQFDVVVEKDSEGFFVATVPALPGCHTQTKSLDQLMERIKEAIELCLEVAGTRPESLDFVGVQRVTVEV
- a CDS encoding VWA domain-containing protein → MSAREREAALLLIDRLQQPALQQLAAEQGLRPASPAVPASRVTAANGADPRATYDSLRAPRPEVVEAMITTWRDLVKKPSRVALVVDSSGSMDGTKLASAQRSLQAYLAQLGPRDMVGLIDFDSEVRDPVVLRGGAQDAGKAAVFVGSLKAEGGTRLHDAVLAGRDWLRRTRRSGEILAVVVLTDGIDSGSRLPLQDLQEELRRSGFGGDERIGVFTIGYGRSGEYDPTALRKIAESNGGEFVEGTPESILRRMEDLQLAF
- a CDS encoding alpha-amylase; this encodes MTPSPSPAPAEINGVLMQAFHWYIPADGGHWRRLEQLAPALAQAGITALWLPPAGKGLAGSQDVGYGIYDPFDLGEFDQRGTVATKYGTRAEYLAATGACQAAGIQVIADAVFNHLMGADAEEDFNATPYDPHNRYHAMGEQRRIRGWTHYSYPVRAGAHSAMQWHWWHFDAVDYNSLEPGLQAVWRIEGKAFDDDVDLERGNYDYLMGCDLDIDHPEVRDALKHWGTWMLDTVGVDGFRLDAIKHISGDFFPDWIAHVESHAGRELFVVGEYWTYNLDTLLWYAARTNGHVHLFDAPLHHNFHLASRSGSGYDLRRLLDGTLMRHLPHLAVTLVENHDTQPLQALESVVEPWFKPLAYAFILLRREGYPCVFMPDYEGAQYRDRGRDGQQHDVVLVSHRWILDRLLSARRHHAYGEQYDWFDHPTCIGWTRLGTPAHPRGLAVLISTGGEGWKWMATGKPHASYTDITEHRSEVIRTNEHGWAEFRCPAGSLSVWVETAD
- a CDS encoding type II toxin-antitoxin system HicA family toxin encodes the protein MKRIGFEEIRVRGSHHFLKHLDGREGRLLFPFIRMKRWDLASWQASFVMSSYQELNCNTFYNKLNRCSASRFSGRGQRWQMNDWASSRR
- a CDS encoding PQQ-dependent sugar dehydrogenase; the protein is MKRAMAVLITTLLLGGGCARADAPAAAPAIEAVDPGQVPEASGFRQTVLVRGLEHPWGLAWLPDGDLLITERPGRLRIVRDGVLDPVPITGVPEVLAAGQGGLLDVSLHPRFAENRLVYLTYAAGSPEANHTRLARARFDGRALSQLEVIYAVPQRKSGTQHFGSRVIWLPDETLLLAIGDGGNPPLQLEGALIRDQAQNPASALGKILRLNADGSPAAGNPFQSDSSALPELWSLGHRNIQGLAYDPAAGRVWASEHGARGGDELNLVSAGANHGWPLVTHSREYFGPEITDRRAAAGMVDPRRVWTPAIAPSGLAVASGRVPQWRGQIFAGGLVSADVRRLRLDPQGRVLGEERIPIGQRVRDVREGPDGFLYVLTDAAADGQLIRLQPG